A single Glycine soja cultivar W05 chromosome 14, ASM419377v2, whole genome shotgun sequence DNA region contains:
- the LOC114384027 gene encoding uncharacterized protein LOC114384027, translating to MWFDGTSNALGHGIGAVLATPDNQCIPFMARLGFDCTNNMAEYEACAFGIQEAIDFNVKLLKAYIKKLTKFFNDISFHHIPREENQMANALATLASMFQLTPHGDLPYIEFRCRDKPAHCCLTEEKQDGKPWYFDIKRYVEDKEYPREASDNDKRTLRRLATDLFLSRGILYKRNHDMVLLRCVDTKEAEQMLVEVHEGSFGMHANGHAMARKIQRAGYYWLTMENDCCIHVRKCHRCQAFADNVNASLMPLNVLAMP from the exons ATGTGGTTCGATGGCACGTCCAACGCCCTAGGCCATGGAATTGGGGCAGTTTTGGCCACTCCCGACAATCAATGCATACCCTTCATGGCAAGGTTAGGTTTCGATTGCACGAATAACATGGCTGAATACGAGGCATGCGCCTTTGGGATCCAAGAAGCAATTGACTTCAACGTCAAATTGCTCAAA GCCTACATCAAGAAACTGACAAAGTTCTTCAATGATATCTCCTTCCACCATATTCCCAGAGAGGAGAATCAGATGGCCAATGCACTTGCTACTctagcatccatgtttcaactaaCCCCGCATGGAGACTTGCCGTACATCGAGTTCAGATGTCGCGACAAGCCTGCACATTGCTGCTTGACAGAAGAGAAGCAAGATGGTAAACCGTGGTACTTTGATATTAAGCGATACGTCGAGGACAAGGAGTACCCACGGGAGGCTTCCGACAATGACAAGAGGACGTTGCGAAGGTTAGCAACTGACTTATTTTTAAGCAGAGGTATCTTGTACAAGCGAAATCATGATATGGTCTTGCTCCGATGTGTGGACACCAAAGAGGCCGAACAAATGCTCGTGGAGGTGCATGAGGGGTCCTTTGGGATGCATGCCAATGGACATGCCATGGCCCGAAAGATTCAGAGGGCAgggtattactggctcaccatggaaaatgACTGTTGTATCCATGTGAGAAAATGCCACAGGTGCCAGGCAttcgcggataatgtcaatgcttcGCTCATGCCTTTGAACGTGTTGGCAATGCCATGA